The Leptidea sinapis chromosome 3, ilLepSina1.1, whole genome shotgun sequence genome segment GGCATTCGTACGTGAATGTTTGTAGATTACAGGTTTTCTTTAAGTACAGGGGAAGTTCTTCTTTCAGGATTTCCTTTTAGGTATTTACTTGTGTCCAAtaactacatatcataaaaaaaagtcttttgGTTGCAGTGATATAACCTCACGATGTTGGACTTAATTGGAGTAACTTTGGGAGAACGTCAAGCAGAACTAAATTATAAAGTCGCAGAagcagttaaaaataaaataaactttaaagatCTAGAAGCTCTAGAAGAAAATTCCGATGTCGACAAATTGTACAAGATAGATATCGCGTCTAAACTAAAGAAAATGGATTATATACAAGAAGTGTTAAAATGCGGCGACAGTTTGTATGTTTCAAGAGCTCTAAAGTACGATTATATTTATGGTGATGAATTCTCGGCGATCATCAATCCAGATTATTTGAACCAAGAAATATTTCCTTATATGTCTCTACGGATGAAAAAAAAGCTTTTGGATAATGTAGCATCTCGCGTTCGTAATCAATCAAGGCTTCAAACTTTCTTTGAATATTGCATGAATTTAAGAACGTTTAATTTGGCCTTTAAATTTTCACTCCTTTTAAGTGAGAATGACAAACTGgatattttaaatactaatttCAAGTTCATTGAGAATCAAGAAAATAGTCAACAGTTTATTGGcaattcttttgttttagcCAAGGCTTATATTTCGAAACTAGACATTGTAAACcaaaatattgtaatgaaattttcaaATCTATTCTTGGTAGACGCTGAGGAATATTTAGATATGATTGAGAAGCATTACCAGAGATATGGTAGTACAAGATTTGGTGCGAGAATATCAAAAAGTATTATGACCAAGCATAAGGACAGAGTGCTAAGAAACCCTTTCGTTTACGTACATATATTACATAAGAAAGTGTTGGCTCATCACAGTACAAGCGAAGACGCTaagaattatataaacaatgtgTTACCCGATCACGTTGACGACTTTTGGCGTAGGAACCTTTAtagtacatacaaatatatCTTTGACCTAATTCCAAAACCTGAAATATTTCAGTTTTATAAAAGtgcatttacaaataaatatcaaacCGATTTCTTTGAAATGCATGTACAGTTTtaccattttaattattttgaatttttaagccAAGAGGACAGGGAAAATATAGCACTTAAACATATTGAGGCAGGTGGAGAGTTATTAGGTGAAAATAACGATTATATCTGGTATAAATTTGTTAACTACGATGTGGCGTTTCCAGCGATCAAGAAATATATACTGGTTACAAATGATATGGACACTAGAAACGAGATGTGTAAAACTTTAGTGCAGTCTGCTAGAAATCAACGACACCTAGAAAATCTCTTTAAATACTATTACGAGCGCCATGTGAATGAACCTGGACATTTGAAAGAAGATTTCATAGAAACCGTTGctgacaataaaaatatttttgagtttgATGAAGGTTGTTGGACAGCTTTTAACAAAATACTTTATAGTGCTGAAGTTTATACGCCCGGATTTTATGGACGCGATAGGTTTAGGACGTTTTGTGTCATCTACCATATAATTAATGATATCGAAATGCCAGAAGCATTGATATATTACATCCTTCACGATTTCAGATCGTATGAATTTATTAAACATCGTGATAAGTTAACTGATGCGCAGTGGTTACAAATATACGAAAAGATGTGCGAAGTTCAACataaatatatgaatgaaataaaCGAGCGTCTTAAAACTGGTGCTGGTGATTATTcccaaattaaaaatgaaatgctaGAACAAATACGTAAATTTCTCTCGATTCttgaatttttcaaaaaatctaCGGATGATATTCCAAAAATGATTTTGGATTTTATAATGGCAAACATAGAGTACTTCCAGTCCTGTAATTATTTCAGAAAAGATgtgaaagaagaaaaaataacagaaaGTTTATTATTGCGCCTATTGAAAAAGGATAAGCGGCTACTGGTTGACAAAacaaggaaaaataaaatatttgataaaatgaaCGATGACATAGGTTTTAGGCTAAACAGGTTTGCTaaggttttaaaaatttatttttcaaatgatGCTATTGCTAAAGAGTACTTAGAATTCTTCCAAAGTTGTATAGACAAGGCCACAAACGATTACAGATATTACAGAGTGATAAAAACTGCCGTATGCAGTTTATTTCAATTAGCAGATGAAGATTATAAGGTTAACTTTATGTCAAAATATGCACCAATCGAAGCAAAGATTGACCATAAAAATATCGGAAGAGATGTATTGGGTATTCAAGAAGCCATTTGTCGTCATGCAGGTTATTCACGTCCACCAGTACCTTTATCAAGCATACTTCAATATATTAAAGGAGACTACATACATTTTTGTCTTCCAATATTCAACATGTACTTAGCTGACTTACCTTTACCAAAAGCGATGCAATTTATTGAAGCTGTATTGAACGCTCCGGTATCCATACAAAAGCATGGGATTCGATCAGCCTTCAAAATGTTCAGTACAGAAAATTTGGAAAAACTTGTAAGAGACATATGGAATAAATCAAAAAATGTGTCGTTAAGAATGATTATTTATAAAGCACTTTTTGCAAAGGTAAAGAACACAGAGGGTGATGATCAAAACCAattgtttgaaatattaaaatccttCACGAATACATTGCACGAAGATGATCAAGATGAAGTGTTTGAATTGTTAAAGTCAAATGAGATGCCTGAAAAATTCAGAGCAGAATATTTATATGCTGCCTGGGCCGCAATTAAGTTGTTCTcttttaaaaagaattctaacaTTAACCGTAAGATTATTATAGtgcaaacaataaaaaataacattggtcttatagaaaaaaaatatatacgaaCGGAAATAATAGAcaaatttgtgaaaataatgTTAGACCAAAATGGTTTAGCTCAAGAGTACAAGCCAAGAGAGCATGAGTTAAACGTCGCTATGTGGTCTTTAATTGAAACATATATATTCTTTGTAAGAAATGAAGCGGATCTAAGTGATTCtcaagaattattaaaaaccaTTATTGCAAGTTGTCAAAAATCTTGGGACCGGATTTATCaagacaaatatattataagggAGTTTCTTTGCACATTCTTTAAccaatataaaagtaattgctGCGACGGTTGTGATGTATTAGTCAATCAAATTAATACAATGACATTGCTGGAACTGTGCTTACAGAGTTTGATAAATTTGTGCCCACTTGAAGAGGTTTACCTAAATGTTTTgggattgaaatttaaaatagctACTAGAAAAGTTTTGAGTTACTCTTTAACTAAAGTAGATGAAATTGCGAGAGGGTTTGTCGGTGAGGTTTTACCTATATTAAATGatatgattaataaaaagatattttGCAAAATATTCTACTCTAATATATCTAGCGAAATAAACAGTTGTATATGTGTCATGGCCTCATATCATAATTGTGATGTTAAAGAAATCCTTACAATACATGTATGCTCTGAGTTATTAGGTGTTAATAAAAGTACATCTCTTTTGGCATTAACATTGATGCCTACTGATGCATATACAGACCATACAAAAGGTCTTATCAAATGTTTTCTTGATGATCTCATGAAAATTAATGATTTTGAGGTTCAAAGTTATTactatgataaattttatgcaTCATCATACCGTGTTGGATATTTTCTGCAGTTCAATAAGgataaaaacaaaacagttgATGATACTGCCGATGAAAATGATGAACCAAgagtttaaaaataagtaattaatacttaattatttttagtttaaaaaaagttacacgtttgcttattaatttagttgtttttgttggtttttaaaatataaacattttttaaagaagtgtaagtatttttaaaaaacgagAATGACCGCAGCTTTACCTTTGGCTTTGAATGTCTGTTGttcttattttacattaaattttttttctttttattatgagTCCATCAAAGACCTTTTTGAAAGTTATTTCTGTTAATTTGAGTTCATAATAAAGTTTCACTTTCACACGTTGTTTTATTTGCAACTACAGATTAGGTaagtatatgtaaataaaaatactccaagctctttaaggcactttgtcatgaagcgaagaCACGTTttattgcagataaaattaaaaatagttataataaaaaaagcatttggaatataattaataatgaaattggtAGGCCAAGTTGCCGTAACACTGCTATGtgtattaattaaatgaatttgataaattctccgaaatcccaattatcacgaccaaagacgttaatatatgtttaaataatacgTACCAGTAGGTAcgttccactgatttgaaatatatgtgTGGTAAAGTAAAGCGAAATAGGTACTAAACATCTTCAAGTCAATATtaacctaaaatatttttaacgtagaaacaaccgacttcaaaaacaatagatgtactaaaaagtataaaaataattgtgtatttttatacaatctaattaattaatctaattctagttaggattattgttatttttggaatcggtgttcATCCGCCGCgaccgctctcgcctcctcacgactcaagcacatctcacctttaTCTatgtacgagggcggcactgaaaatttcgggaatcaaggaagtgacacaacattattatttaaaaatgtatttattgcttttcgaagtattctctgcgaaatttgacacatttttccgtACGATTCATTGAAGCAatcattccattcggaagttggggtctccaaaatggccgttttgtaggcgtccacagcttcttcaggtaatgaaaatctctgaccacgtaatttattcaatattttagggaaagtatagaaatcattagggcttaggtcggggctgtacggcggatggtctaataattctatgttttcttgctctaaaaactcttttgttctgtgcgcggtgtgagaactcgcattgtcgtgatggaggatgatgcggcggttgcagatctctttacggagttcagaaactatctatggcaaacaaatgctagcataccattctgcattaaccgttctttgtccctcaagagaaatagtcgcaacatggccggttttggagacaaacgtggccaccattttttttgcaacactccgtgaacgaacaatttttgttggctttaatcTCATTCATTTTCGAACatccaaactcgtgactggttttttatttcgggttcgtacgcgtatatccaggattcgtcacctgatacgatgatGTAtacatttgaggatcctgcgtggaatctttcgagagttctgacgcaccaagtaacgcgagccgctttttgctcttcacagagcaaatgcgatATCCATCAggaaaataacttttttacacctaattgttcatgcaagattatttctatttgactcatgccaatgtctaaagttgcctgaatttcgcggtatgtcacatgtcgatcttcctcaatcagcttacgcacagcatcaacgttttctttggtgactgcagtttttggacgaccttgacgaggatcatcactgagcttgacacgtccacgttgaaattcagcaaaccagcgataaattgtggttttggatggggcttcatcaccaaatgcagaaatgtCATCATCATGCCGATTGTAAGGATCTGTTTTATTAAGTAAGACATAATGGTAAACAATACGCCCCGCTcattacaaggcagtgccgctcacgattcttgattgaacctaaTTTTCAGAGCGACATCGCAATTGCGATGTTTGGTTTTATTAGGGTTTCTTTTTTAATTGCAACGCCAgtggagtcacaggagcgttgcagtcCTTTTAATAAAGTGTAGGCGCCTTTTTCGAAGGTGTCTTGAGAATGGAGTAAACTGCCACAGCGTTggcatattttaattataaatatttttatatatcaaaatatgcCAACGACAgcgttttttgcgcccgttcttctcagatctgagttaatttCGAGTGGGTGATAGatttttcaataagttattcTAGAATTCTGATTTAtaattgaatgaaataaaaacacgAATACAATTTGCACACGGTTGATGATTCACTATCGCAGCACAGATAAGCACCAGTTTTATCGTACACAATAGTGTATTTCAAGCTAGTGATATTGaatacttacttaataataatttgtcaaaaataaacAAGTATTAACAGTAATCATTCTACGGATTCAAGTTTACCtaggtacctacatataaaatagtatttaggtaTATTATGGTTATAACTACGTAGGTATTCATATTTTGTAATACTTATGTCTATTTATTGTAATGGAATTTATGGTAGAATATTAGTTGAGCATACGAAAACACACAAAAAGTTTATTAACTTGGCCAGGCTACCATAGATACAAAGTACCAAATACCCATAGGGGAGAGCAGGTAGGACTCGTACACTTTTTACTCCAAGgcttgtaaaatataatattacttatagctatttgaaaatatattttatactgctATATTACTAG includes the following:
- the LOC126978462 gene encoding uncharacterized protein LOC126978462 isoform X5; protein product: MLDLIGVTLGERQAELNYKVAEAVKNKINFKDLEALEENSDVDKLYKIDIASKLKKMDYIQEVLKCGDSLYVSRALKYDYIYGDEFSAIINPDYLNQEIFPYMSLRMKKKLLDNVASRVRNQSRLQTFFEYCMNLRTFNLAFKFSLLLSENDKLDILNTNFKFIENQENSQQFIGNSFVLAKAYISKLDIVNQNIVMKFSNLFLVDAEEYLDMIEKHYQRYGSTRFGARISKSIMTKHKDRVLRNPFVYVHILHKKVLAHHSTSEDAKNYINNVLPDHVDDFWRRNLYSTYKYIFDLIPKPEIFQFYKSAFTNKYQTDFFEMHVQFYHFNYFEFLSQEDRENIALKHIEAGGELLGENNDYIWYKFVNYDVAFPAIKKYILVTNDMDTRNEMCKTLVQSARNQRHLENLFKYYYERHVNEPGHLKEDFIETVADNKNIFEFDEGCWTAFNKILYSAEVYTPGFYGRDRFRTFCVIYHIINDIEMPEALIYYILHDFRSYEFIKHRDKLTDAQWLQIYEKMCEVQHKYMNEINERLKTGAGDYSQIKNEMLEQIRKFLSILEFFKKSTDDIPKMILDFIMANIEYFQSCNYFRKDVKEEKITESLLLRLLKKDKRLLVDKTRKNKIFDKMNDDIGFRLNRFAKVLKIYFSNDAIAKEYLEFFQSCIDKATNDYRYYRVIKTAVCSLFQLADEDYKVNFMSKYAPIEAKIDHKNIGRDVLGIQEAICRHAGYSRPPVPLSSILQYIKGDYIHFCLPIFNMYLADLPLPKAMQFIEAVLNAPVSIQKHGIRSAFKMFSTENLEKLVRDIWNKSKNVSLRMIIYKALFAKVKNTEGDDQNQLFEILKSFTNTLHEDDQDEVFELLKSNEMPEKFRAEYLYAAWAAIKLFSFKKNSNINRKIIIVQTIKNNIGLIEKKYIRTEIIDKFVKIMLDQNGLAQEYKPREHELNVAMWSLIETYIFFVRNEADLSDSQELLKTIIASCQKSWDRIYQDKYIIREFLCTFFNQYKSNCCDGCDVLVNQINTMTLLELCLQSLINLCPLEEVYLNVLGLKFKIATRKVLSYSLTKVDEIARGFVGEVLPILNDMINKKIFCKIFYSNISSEINSCICVMASYHNCDVKEILTIHVCSELLGVNKSTSLLALTLMPTDAYTDHTKGLIKCFLDDLMKINDFEVQSYYYDKFYASSYRVGYFLQFNKDKNKTVDDTADENDEPRV
- the LOC126978462 gene encoding uncharacterized protein LOC126978462 isoform X3 — translated: MMLDLNGVSLGERQAELNYKVAEAVKNKINFKDLEALEENSDVDKLYKIDIASKLKRIHYIQGVLKCGDSLYVSRALKYDFIYGDEFSAIINPDNLNQEIFPYMSLRMKKKLLENVASRVRNQTRLQTFFEYCMNLRTFNLAFKFSLLLSENDKLDILNTNFKFIENQENSQQFIGNSFVLAKAYISKLDIVNQNIVMKFSNLFLVDAEEYLDMIEKHYQRYGSTRFGARISKSIMTKHKDRVLRNPFVYVHILHKKVLAHHSTSEDAKNYINNVLPDHVDDFWRRNLYSTYKYIFDLIPKPEIFQFYKSAFTNKYQTDFFEMHVQFYHFNYFEFLSQEDRENIALKHIEAGGELLGENNDYIWYKFVNYDVAFPAIKKYILVTNDMDTRNEMCKTLVQSARNQRHLENLFKYYYERHVNEPGHLKEDFIETVADNKNIFEFDEGCWTAFNKILYSAEVYTPGFYGRDRFRTFCVIYHIINDIEMPEALIYYILHDFRSYEFIKHRDKLTDAQWLQIYEKMCEVQHKYMNEINERLKTGAGDYSQIKNEMLEQIRKFLSILEFFKKSTDDIPKMILDFIMANIEYFQSCNYFRKDVKEEKITESLLLRLLKKDKRLLVDKTRKNKIFDKMNDDIGFRLNRFAKVLKIYFSNDAIAKEYLEFFQSCIDKATNDYRYYRVIKTAVCSLFQLADEDYKVNFMSKYAPIEAKIDHKNIGRDVLGIQEAICRHAGYSRPPVPLSSILQYIKGDYIHFCLPIFNMYLADLPLPKAMQFIEAVLNAPVSIQKHGIRSAFKMFSTENLEKLVRDIWNKSKNVSLRMIIYKALFAKVKNTEGDDQNQLFEILKSFTNTLHEDDQDEVFELLKSNEMPEKFRAEYLYAAWAAIKLFSFKKNSNINRKIIIVQTIKNNIGLIEKKYIRTEIIDKFVKIMLDQNGLAQEYKPREHELNVAMWSLIETYIFFVRNEADLSDSQELLKTIIASCQKSWDRIYQDKYIIREFLCTFFNQYKSNCCDGCDVLVNQINTMTLLELCLQSLINLCPLEEVYLNVLGLKFKIATRKVLSYSLTKVDEIARGFVGEVLPILNDMINKKIFCKIFYSNISSEINSCICVMASYHNCDVKEILTIHVCSELLGVNKSTSLLALTLMPTDAYTDHTKGLIKCFLDDLMKINDFEVQSYYYDKFYASSYRVGYFLQFNKDKNKTVDDTADENDEPRV